The following is a genomic window from Pirellulales bacterium.
CTGGCACCGCGGGCCCCTACTCCGTGGCCATGCCGGCCAGGACGGGCACTGATCTCGCGATCGTGCGGTCGCCGCATCTGCTGCTGCGCCGGGAGCTGGTGGAGTCGATGCGCGGACGGTTGAAAAAAGGCGGCGACACGCTCAACGGCTTTCGCGTGGCGGCAGAAGACTGCCAAACACTCGACAGCGAGCGCGTGCGGGCCGAGAAGCGCCGCCGCCAGGCCGCGATTCTGGCCCACGTCGCCGTGCTCGATGAGGCGTTGTTGTTGTCGGCGAGGCAGCGAAAGGATCTGTGCGACCTGCTCGGCCAAGACGCCGCCGACGCCTGGTGGCGCCCGATCAATTCGGGCACGATCATCGACCCCACGGTCGAATGGTTTTTCGCTTCGGCTTCCGGTGGGGGCTTCTACGGGCTGTTTGTGCCCGATGTCGAGTTAAAAAAGAGACTGACCTCGCGGCAGTTGGCGGCGCTCACGGAGCTCCAGCGGCCGTATGAGCAGGAGATCGTCATCGTCCAGCAGGCGGCGCCCAAACCGGGCGGCGCGGCCGTGCCCGCGGCAGTGGGAAGGGTGGCGGGTGGCGCCGTCGTACCGCGCGCGGCGGCAGCGCCGGGGCTCATCGCAGGTGGACAAGTGGCGGCGCCGCGTGCGGTCAGGCGCATCGTGCGTCGCGGGCCGACGGTCGAAGAGCAACAGCGGCGGTTGGCGCAATACGTCGAACAACGATTGGACGACATCGAGGCGGCTTGCGGCCTGAGCAAGCCTCAGCGCGACAAGTTGTCGCTGGCCGCCAGGCTCGACGTGGCGCGCTGGCGAGATCAATCGTCCGCGCCCGATGAGAAGTTGAACGACGGCGAAGAGTTGGTTGTGCGAAAGCAGCAAGTCCGGGGCGGCGCTGCGCCGTTGCCGTTAGCGATCTTAAGCGATGAAAACTCCTATTTTCGAAAATCGCTGCAAACCCGGCTGACCGACGAGCAGAAGCACATGCTGGCCGAGGCCAACGGCCAACGGCGCGAGTTCCAGCGTCAGGCGGTAGTCGTCGCCGTCGTCGCAGGCTTCGAGCGGGCGGCCTCGCTGGACTCGGCGCAGTGCGATGGGCTGGCCACGCTGTTGAACGATTCGCTCTCCGACGCTGAGGCCGGCGGCACCGCCGAATTTGTCCGGCGCGTCGCGCAGTTGCCGTTCGCGCGTTTGCAGGCGATTTTCTTGGACATTCAGCTTCCCGCCTTCCAACAGCACTACGGCGAATTGTCCGGCGCGCTGCGGCAGTTCGAAGTGCAACAAGGCAACCAGGTTTTCCGCGCGGCCGCTGGGGCGGGGCCCGGGTTTTGAGTGTACCATGAAACAAGCGATTTACACCCTGCGTGCGCTTTTTGGTGTCTCGATGTTCCACGCCGTGTCACGAAGCATACCGTCAACAATTGCCCTGGCGGCCCTCACCGGCGTCGCACAGGCGCAACTGCCCGAATTGCGGCACGGCGGCGCGGTGCCGCACGAGGTGCGCGAGATCTACGACCACGGCTTGCAGTATCTGGCCGCCAGCCAGGAAGCGGGCGGCGCCTGGACCCGCGGCAATATGCAGGGCCCGGCCATCACCGGCCTTTGCCTGATGACCTTCTTGGCCTCCGGCGAAGATCCGAACTTTGGGCCGTATAGCGCGCAGGTGCGCGCGGCGCTGCGCAGCATCATTGGCGCACAAGACACCGTCAGCGGCTGCATCGGGTCGGGCAATATGTACGAGCACGGTTTCGCCATGCTGGCCCTGGCCGAAGCCTATGGCGCGGTGGACGATCACAATATGTGGAGCGCTTCGCCGGCCGGACGCGCGGTTTCGGTCTCGCGCGCCGCCGGCGCTGCCGCCAACCGCACGGTCGGGCAAGCGCTGGAACTGGCCGTGCGCTGTGCCCTGGCGTCGCAAAAGCAGAACCAATTGGGCGGCTGGCGCTATTCGCCCAACGCCCAGGACGCCGATACGTCGGTCAGCGGCGCCGTGCTGGTGGGACTGCTGGCCGCGCGCAACGCCGGCATCGAGGTGCCCGATCAGGCCATCGACCGGGCCTTGGCCTACTACCGGCAATCGACCGGGCCGGACGGCAGCGTGGGCTATGCGGGCGGAATGGCCGGCGGACCGGGCGATTCGCTGGCCCGCTCCTCCATCGCCACGCTCGTCTACGCCGTCGCCCGGCGCAAAGACCTGAAGGAATACAAGGCCACCATCGACTATCTCAAGCACGAGCGCGGCCAGGGGCGCAACCATAACGACGAATACACGTTTTATTACCAGGCCCAGGCGCTGTATCAGGGCGACCCCGACGCCTGGGAAAAATGGAACAAGGCCCAGATCCGCCGGCTGAAGCAATCGCAGCAGGCCGACGGCAGCTTTGCCTCGCAGTTCGGGCCGGCCTACGGCACGTCGATGTCGCTGTTGGTGCTGGCCGTCAACTACCGCTTTTTGCCGATTTATGAACGATAGAGCGATTTTGGATTTTCGATTTTGGATTTTGGATTGCCGCGGCGCGTTTGCTGAAGCCGTAGGGTGGAAAAAGCGAGCTTGCGAGCGCCGGCCCACCAACGGCACGACGTCGCAACAATGGTGGGCCGGCGCTCGCAAGCTCGCTGGTCCCACCCTACTGCTGGCTCTGCTTTGCTCGCCCGCGGTCGCACAGCGCAACCGCGCCGACATCGGCGTGATCAACGATGTTTCGCCCGGTTCGCGCGGAGTGCAACAAGCGGCGCCCGCCGTCGAGCCCACCCCGCCCGCCGATGCGCCGGTGGCCTATCTGCAAGACGACGATTGGATGACGGGCACGCCGGCCGCCGGCGAGCACTCCGACCGGTTCGGCTGGCAATCGCCGGGCTTCACACAGCCGTTCGAGCTCGACCTGCACGCTTTGCAACGGGTGCGGTTTCCGGTCGCGTCGGCCCCGGCCTGGCGCGATCACGACTACCGGCTGGAGCTGGCCGGCGGCGACGTGCTGTTTGGCGAGCTGCTCGCCGTGAGCGACGAAAACCTGCGGTTTCGTTCGTCGGTGGCCGGAGAGCTGCGCGTCAAGCGTCCCGCCGTGCGCTGCCTGGAACGTTGCAAGGCCAACGCGCTGGTCTATATCGGCCCCAACGGCCTGGCCGAATGGCAAACGCCCGGCCCCGACGATGCCTGGCGCGAAGATGAAGGGCACCTGCTGACCGAGAAAGACGCCGCCTCGCTCTACAGCCCCATCGGCCTGCCGGCGCGGGCGCTGGTCGAGTTCGAGTTGTCGTCGCTGTTTCCGCCCGTGTTCAGGCTGGCGCTCGGCGTGGGCGGCGATGCGGCCAGCCGGCGGAAGGGCTTTCGGTTGGAAGTGGTCGATCTCGACGTGATCGCCGTCTATGAGACCGGCAACGACATCGACGTGGCCCGCGTGATGACGCTGGCGCCCGGCCCGGAACGCGACCGCGTGCATTTGCGTGTGCTGCTCGACCAGCAGGAGCAGCGGGCCGAGGTTTTTTCGGCCGAG
Proteins encoded in this region:
- a CDS encoding squalene--hopene cyclase encodes the protein MKQAIYTLRALFGVSMFHAVSRSIPSTIALAALTGVAQAQLPELRHGGAVPHEVREIYDHGLQYLAASQEAGGAWTRGNMQGPAITGLCLMTFLASGEDPNFGPYSAQVRAALRSIIGAQDTVSGCIGSGNMYEHGFAMLALAEAYGAVDDHNMWSASPAGRAVSVSRAAGAAANRTVGQALELAVRCALASQKQNQLGGWRYSPNAQDADTSVSGAVLVGLLAARNAGIEVPDQAIDRALAYYRQSTGPDGSVGYAGGMAGGPGDSLARSSIATLVYAVARRKDLKEYKATIDYLKHERGQGRNHNDEYTFYYQAQALYQGDPDAWEKWNKAQIRRLKQSQQADGSFASQFGPAYGTSMSLLVLAVNYRFLPIYER